The following proteins are encoded in a genomic region of Hippocampus zosterae strain Florida chromosome 2, ASM2543408v3, whole genome shotgun sequence:
- the srms gene encoding tyrosine-protein kinase Srms, with the protein MEGCCRSCMPCLKRLWDCIWPDFRYPSVPNHVIANRAAQTAEIRTVSGDIRVPSPKKRPVQLYAALFDFEARSDDELTVREGDKLSVLEQRGDYVLAKKLTGSLDSGLIPANYVAVLQDEFAKHKWYYGNINRTKAEKLLLAPQNKDGCFLVRISESHSDEYTISARSDGKVFHFRVQRSSIGAYFVSDKISFGTLGELVSYYQKNPRSLGVLLAEPCAQQREIYDMEPWERPREEFKLHRKLGEGHFGEVWEALWTAENKRVAIKMLKQEDTKQDEFVKEVQALKSLHHPKLIQLLAMCSRGEPVYIVTELMSKGSLKSYLASAEGQVLTSAHLIFMGSQVAEGMAYLEDRNIVHRDLAARNILVGEDLVCKVADFGLARIIKDSVYTASRTTKIPVRWTAPEAAIHQKFSVKSDVWSFGILLFEMMSRGKMPYEGKNNKQVLDLLSSGARLACPSRCPHNIYRIMMDCWAGDPSKRPSFHALHSQLDSIYARIYFKTIEV; encoded by the exons ATGGAGGGCTGCTGCCGCTCCTGCATGCCGTGTTTGAAGCGCCTCTGGGACTGCATCTGGCCAGACTTCCGCTACCCCAGCGTGCCGAACCATGTGATCGCCAACCGGGCCGCGCAAACCGCCGAGATCCGGACCGTGTCGGGCGACATTCGCGTGCCGTCGCCCAAGAAGAGGCCGGTCCAACTGTACGCTGCGCTCTTCGACTTCGAGGCCCGCAGCGATGACGAGCTGACGGTGCGTGAGGGCGACAAGCTTTCGGTGCTGGAGCAGCGAGGCGACTATGTGCTGGCCAAGAAACTGACCGGGTCACTGGACTCCGGACTTATTCCTGCCAATTATGTGGCGGTTCTGCAGGACGAGTTTGccaaacacaa GTGGTACTACGGCAACATCAACCGCACCAAAGCCGAGAAGCTGCTGCTGGCCCCCCAAAACAAAGATGGCTGCTTCCTGGTACGCATCAGTGAGAGTCACAGTGATGAGTACACCatctcag CTCGGAGTGATGGGAAGGTGTTCCACTTCCGTGTGCAACGCTCCTCCATCGGTGCCTATTTTGTGTCCGACAAGATCTCCTTTGGGACGCTGGGCGAGCTGGTCTCGTACTATCAGAAGAACCCTCGCAGTTTGGGCGTGCTGCTGGCGGAACCTTGTGCTCAGCAG CGGGAGATTTACGACATGGAGCCTTGGGAGAGGCCTCGCGAGGAGTTCAAGCTGCATCGCAAGTTGGGCGAAGGGCACTTTGGCGAAGTATGGGAGGCTCTGTGGACCGCCGAGAACAAGCGAGTGGCTATTAAGATGCTCAAACAAG aggaCACCAAACAGGATGAGTTTGTGAAGGAGGTGCAGGCATTGAAGAGCCTCCACCATCCCAAACTGATCCAGCTGCTGGCTATGTGCTCCCGAGGAGAACCAGTCTACATTGTCACTGAGCTGATGAGCAAAGGAAGCCTCAAGTCCTACCTGGCct CTGCAGAAGGTCAGGTGCTGACCTCAGCTCACCTCATCTTCATGGGCAGTCAGGTGGCTGAGGGCATGGCCTACTTGGAAGACCGGAACATCGTCCACAGAGACTTGGCGGCTAGAAACATCCTGGTGGGAGAGGACCTGGTCTGCAAGGTGGCAGACTTCGGGCTGGCTCGTATTATcaag GACAGTGTGTACACAGCTAGCCGGACCACCAAGATCCCTGTGCGGTGGACGGCACCGGAGGCAGCCATTCACCAGAAGTTCTCCGTCAAGTCGGACGTGTGGTCCTTTGGCATTCTGCTCTTCGAGATGATGTCGCGCGGGAAAATGCCCTACGAAG GCAAAAACAACAAGCAGGTGTTGGACCTGCTGTCATCTGGTGCTCGCCTGGCGTGCCCTAGCAGATGTCCTCACAACATCTACCGCATCATGATGGACTGTTGGGCGGGCGATCCTTCCAAGAGGCCTTCCTTCCATGCTTTGCACAGCCAGCTGGACTCCATTTATGCTCGTATCTACTTCAAGACCATCGAGGTGTGA